ACCCTGAAGCTGCCAAAGCTTTTGCGGCATATCAGGATAAAGAACGCCAAATCCTGACCGCTCAAATGTTCAGCAAAGTGGTATCTGAAAAGGATACCTTAGCGCTCATCGACTTAAAAATGCGCCTGATCAAACTATATCCTTCTATCCGAAGCTTCTTCTCCATTCAGCAGGATCTGGAGAAAATAATGGCAACTGTGAACCTGACGATCACAACCACAATTTACGGTATGCCCAGTGCCGAACAGCTGCCTTTCCCCAAAGAAATCCAAAATCTTGCCCAGCAACTTCTGGATACGATCGGTGGAGACAAAAACGGCCCTGCCATGACGATCCCGGAAGGCTTTCAAATCCCTGAAGGGCTCAATGTCTCCGAACTGCTAAGCCGGTTAAACCCCAAGAGCAAATAAATCACGTCTTATTCTGCCGTTTGTCTTTTCTTATTATAAGGGATAGGAGATTTTTCAAATGACGTTCTTGAACAGCTATCCATATCCGAATAATCAATTCTTTGGAAGTCCTTCCTCTGCAGAAATGTTCCTGCCCTTAACACCTATCCCTTTAACGTTCGCCCTTTTTCTGACTGACAGTTTGTTTCCGCAAAATAGATACAGCCCCACCGGAGCATTGCTGATACCGCTGAAAATATTAAATATTCCCCTCAGTTACCTGATTATTATTGCACTTGGACTCGCAACTTCTCTACTGGCAAAGTGGTCTTCTGCTTTCTCAGGAGTTTCTGCTCTCAGTCAATATCAGCAGGCTTATCCGGATATCAGGCTATTTCTTGATGGCCTGCCATCATCTTCCCAAACAAATGCTGCCGGAGCAGGTGGTAATAACACAGGAAATCAGCAGGAACCTGATACTCCGTTGGAACCGAGAGGTTTGGCGTTTAATTTGGCTTTGATTGCACCTTACTCCAGAGTGCCTCAAAGTATCGGCACCAAATTTGTATTGATTTATGGCATTGAAATGTTTGAAATTAAGAAGCTCCCAAAGACATTTATCCCCTTGCTTATCTTATTTATTTACTTCCTTCTCTACCCGAAATACAAAAATAATCCGAGTAATACGGAATAATTAAAAGGGGGTCAATGCAAAGAAATGTCTGCCGTATTCCATCACCGTAGTCAAATTTATCGAAACACCACTCCTGCCAAATCTTTGATTGGGGAAAAAATAATAGAGGCAGCGGTCCCTTTTTATATCTCCCTCCTGATCTCCAACGCACTCCATCCAAGTAACAACAGTCCAGTCGGCACCCTGATCATCCCGCTGACCAAAATCATGATTCCGCATGGGTATTTTATTATTATCGGTCTGGAACTTGCAACGGCCCTATTTTATAAATGGTCCGCTGTTCCGGTTTCAGCCCGAATATTCTTTCCGGGAGGATACGGTCAGTCCTTACCGGACATCAGTGCTATAAGGGAGGACCGAATACTTAGGCTCAAGATGACACAAACTCCGTTGATTCCGAAGGAAGGAATGACAATCAATGTTTCTTTTAGTGTCCCTTTTACGCCTGTGCAAAGCCGTGCTTCTACCTTATATGCTTTTAAGCTCAAATCCATCGACAATGTTTCGGGATACGTTGTACCGCTGGCTTCCCTTATTCTCTATGGCCTGCTGACCATTTTTGGCAGGACGGACACGGCCAATACGGCAAACGGCAGTTAATCATTAAAACGCACCTGACCTTTACGGCCACGTGCGTCTTATCTGGTACCATTAATATTTATTCGGACCCCAGCAAAGATGAACTTTGCTGCCCGTTATGAATCATTCGGCTCGTCGGCCGATACTTGCTGTATCGTCTGGCTCTTGGGTTGTTCTGTGACTTGAGCGGCCGGCTGAAATTCCAGTGGCTGTACCGGCGCCGGAGACGGTGGAGTTTGCATCATCGGACTTTGCATAGCTGAAACTTGTGAAGCAGGATTCTCCCCATAAACCGGTCCCTGCTGATATCCGCCCTGAGGCATATACGGTCGGTCATATCTTTGCCTGTTTGGCTGCATCTGCGTTCCCCACCGTGGATAAGCCTGCTGCGGATAAGTACGTTGCTGGGCGGCATACTGAGGATACTGCTGCTGTGAGTTCCGAAGATACTGAGGGTTCTGCGGATAATTGGGATACTGCTGATTTTGAGGCTGCTGTGAATATTGCGGAATCTGGGACTGTTGGGGCTGCTGGGGATACTGCTGAACTGGCGGCTGGGCAGGGATCTGCCCGGAATTTTGCCCGGGATCAGGCTGATTCTGGCTGATTTCATCTTTGCTGCCAAACCTGCTGCCGACAAATCCCCTCACCTTTCCCCACATATTGCTGCCGGCTTTTTTGACCGGTCCCAGCCCAGGGAAAAAGCCTTCTTTGACTTTCATGACAATAGGACCCTGCGGGGATTGCATGATGGACTGCGGACTCTCCAGTGAAATGACAACTTTGTCATAATGTACGAGCGGCACGGGACTTCTGAAATTAGCCTGATACATTCCATTACCGGCTGGTCTTAGCGTTCCGGCATAAAATCCGTTTTTTCCCTTGCCGTCAACCAGATAAGCCGCATAAACTGCCGGAGCGTGAGGACTGAATGTATGGGCGGGCGGTAGGTGCGCAATGACCGAAAAATTGTTATCCATTCCGATCGTCGCCATTCCGTTTCCGCTAAAGCCTTCCGAAGCGACCAAATTGAGCTGTCTCGGCGTCATACCCATCGATTCTCCGGGCATACCCCCAATACCCTGGGGAAAGATTCCTAACCCTTTGTTATGTCCGAACATCTTTTAACCTCCTCGTATGTTTACAAATTGCGCTGTGTTGTGCTATGTCATAATATGAAAAGCAGGCTGCAGCTGTGACACCGTGAAGCTTACTTAACTTTTTATATATAAGACCATTTTGTTAGAGCAAGTCTTCACGACAGAAGGCAGCTGCAGACAAATCTTTTGATTCGCTTCAGCTGCCTTCCTTTGAGGAAAGGACCCTAAGTCTTATAATTTTATAGCCATATACCCTTATTTGATCTTATTAACCATATATCTTCCTGTGTTAGACGCAGAAATTATGGTTTCCGATGTTTTTTACAACATCTAGGGTTTTGATCCAATTGTCGGTCGCTGTCCGCGGATTGTAATAGAAGAGAGCGCCCTCGCTTGGATCCTGCCCCTCAAGCGCTTCCAGCGCAGCCTGATAGGCCTCATCTCCCGGTGTCAGATCAATCTGCCTGTCAAGGACTGCAGAAAACTGTCCCGGCTGGTAAATGACCTCCCGGATCGTATCCGGGAACTTCGGGCTTTCCACCCTGTTCAGAACCACTGCCCCTACGGCAACCTGACCTTCAAAGCTTTCTCCACGGGCTTCCGCATAAATGATTTTTGCTAAAAGTATCACATCTTCCTGGTCATAAACAATTTGACTGCTGCGGGAAATATCCGAAGTAACCCTTTCAGGCTCCCGGGCTGAATCCACTGAATTAATCAAATCTGCTGAATCAGCCGATTCGGCCAGTTTAGGCGTCTCAATCACCGTATCTGATTCTATGTTTGCGGTAATAACTTTATTTTCCAAAGGCAGCTGTTCGATCACAAAGGAAATCTGATTTTCCGGCTGTCCGGAAAACTTGTCCAAAAGAATCCGGAATATACGATTCTCATTTGCTTTCGTCAGAATAATGTCTCTGGCATCTGACATGACATTCTCAAGGACAGTCTGTTGGATTTCCAATACCCGGGAATAGAGCAATTCTCTTGATTTTTCAGGTACAGCATATACTGTCTGGGCAGTAGCAGTCAGGATAATCGCCGTGGTCAGCATCACTGCCAAACCTTTCCGGCATCGTCGGTCTTCCAAAAAAAATCACCTCTTGGGATTAATCTATTTCTATTCTTTCCCATAAAAGGTGATTTTTATACGTTATTTGTTATAAGAATCACAAAGAAAAGTTATTTCGCCGTTGTGGCTGACGCTACACCCCCGGTAATTGCCTGGCCCTTAGCCTCCTTGATTGTAGGATGAATCACCAGCCAATATCCGGTATCGGCCTGAAGTTTCGTTGCCGGTTTCACAATCATACGCTGCTGGTCGACAAACGTGTATGTGCACTTGACTCTTTCTCCTGTCGCAGCATTGATCAGCTCAATGCCGTCTGCTGTTACGGAATTCCAGTCTATATCCCGGTTGAAGCTCACGTTGAATACCTTGTCAAGTGGGATATTCTTGAGATCTCCGGCCTTTTCATATCCCGGGTAGTAGATCTGCCAGCGGTCCTGGAGAACCTCTTCGGGGAATGGCTCCCAACCGTTCGGGCCTCCGAGTTTGAGTGTTGTGGTTACATAGGCTGAATCCAAGATTTTCTTGCCAATTGCCCAGTTTTCGGTTTGACGAAGCTCTTTTACCGAAAGCGGATAAACATAAGGGCCCGCCTCCAGCTGAATATACCCCGATTTATCTTGTGATTTATCTTCAGACTTATAGTTTTTAAGCATCAAAACAGCCGTATTCAGCTCATTGACGCCGGTCAAATCCAGATGAGGCTTGATTCCTATCTCATCAATCGGGTTATAGTACGGAGAGAAAAACCTGTAAACAGACATTTTCAAATAGTCTCCGTTGCTTAATGGGATCAAAGCCTTAACCCGGCCTGAACCGTAGGTCGTTTCCCCGATGACGGTCGCCTTGCCATAGTCCTTCAGTGCAGCCGATGTAATCTCGGAAGCGCTTGCCGTGTACCCATTGATCAGCAAGACAATCGGCCCTTCTAACGTGAAAGCCTGCTTGACGGCTGTATCAACAATACCCAGGTTTCCCCTTGCTTTCATGATATACGCGCTTTTATCCCCAATAAAATAACCCAACAGCTCCATTGCCGCTTTTGTATACCCTCCGGAGTTATTACGCAGGTCAATAATCCAGCAGTCTACGCCTTTTTCCTGCAGGGCCAGGGCCTGCTTGCCGAACTGCGTTGCAACATCCTCGCCGAAGGAATTAACTGCGATATAGCCAATATGCCCTTCCAGCACCCGGCCTTCAGCCAGCGGCATCGCGATCTTCATCCGTACGACAGTGAAGCTCAGGATTTGAGCGTTTCTTTTGACTTTTACCCGGACCTTGGTTCCCTCCGGCCCCCGAAGTTTGCCGGCGCAATATTCCGAGGTCTTTCCCGCCAGCGAATAGCCATCTGCTTCGAGGATAATATCCCCTTGTTTGATTCCTGCCTTATCAGCCCCATAACCAGTAATGACCCGGGTAACCTTGACCCCCTGCTGTACCATTTCCAGTTCTATCCCAATTCCGGAAAAGGACATATTCAGTGAACTGATCATGTTATCATATTCGGCCGCGGTCATATACTCGGTGTATTTATCACCCAACCTTTGAAGCATTTTTTCGACCGTCGGCGCGTTCAGTACCTCATCCGGAACAACATCAACATATTGCTCCTGCAAGATTGTTCTGACTTCATCCAGGGCATCGTTTTCCGCGCCATAAGCCTGCAGCGGAAGTCCCAAACCCAGACAGAACACCAGAAGCACTGTCATTAAAAACCTTAGACTTTTGCCAAATTTCACGTTCTTTTTTCCCTCCTGTATGATTTGCAGGTCCGGCCTAAATTCAATGATCTTGCATGCTCAGGCTTCATTTAAGCTTGTTCAGTTTTTCTATCTTAGCAGTAATTCGACGAAAACGGGCATTCACCTTTCCGTTTCAGGATTATTTGTCATGTGCTTCCCAGACTTTGATTGCATATTCAAGGCTTTTCCGATAATATTATCTAAACAGGACTATTTTAAAAACATATTTTTCTGATCATCGCTGATAAGAAAGGTTCGGACAATGTCAAATCTTCTTGATTACTCCAAAAAAGTATTTATCGCCGTATTAATCATTGTTGCAACCCTCGTCATTCCCTATGGCCTTTATAAAATTCTTCCGCATTTTATGCCATTTGTCCTTGCTTACTTCACGGCTCTTTTTCTGGAACCTGCCGCAGCATGGCTGGGCAGAGTCTCCAGGTTTAAAAGCAAGACACTCTCGGTGTCTGTGACCTACCTGTTTTTTCTTGCCAGTATTGTTATTTTCCTCTATCTGATCATCAGTAAGCTCTATGTTCAGCTTTTGGACCTGCTTGACTTTATTCAATCGAACGGCCCGGCAATTCAGGTTTGGTTTTTGAACCTTACGGGGCGTATCCAGGAAACGATCGGATTGCTGCCTCCCGAAATAAACGATATGATCATGAAATGGATCAATGACCTGGCTAACATCAACCTGGTATCCGCGATCGGTTCCTCAACACTTAGTATCTCCACGGCGATACCGAACATGTTCTTCCTATCGATTATCTACCTGGTATCCGTTTTCCTGTTCACATTCCAGTTAAGCAATATCCACCGTTTCTTTTACTCCTTCTTCAAAGATTCCTCCAAGCTGAAAGTCGTTTACGTCTTAAGTGATTTGCGCAATGCTACATTAGGATTTTTAAAAGCGCAGGTCATTTTAAGCACAATCACTTACCTTATTGCTTTTACCGGTCTCGCTATCCTCCATGTAAAATACGTGGCAGTCATTTCATTGTTGATTGTAATCGTAGATATCCTGCCGATCCTCGGTACCGGATCCGTGCTGATGCCCTGGGCTGTTGTCGCACTTTTCCAGAATCAGCTTTTCTTGGCCGCAGGTCTGGTCGTTCTGTATATCATTATCATTGTCGTACGGAGAGTGATTGAACCCAAAATACTGGGCGAGCGCATCGGTCTAAGCGCTCTGACGACCCTGATCAGTATCTGGATTGGTTTCAAAGTGATGGGGGTCCTCGGCGTATTCCTGTTTCCGCTGGCCTGTATTTTCTATAGGGCCCTTGTTAAGGTCGGCGTCATCAAGCTGAATTTCAAGATATAACGAAGCTATATTCGAGTCAACATTTTACCTAATAAAAAAACAGGTACGTCCCGAAGCCTTGAGCCCATCGGGAACGCACCTGTTTTTTTGATTTTTTATGATCTGCTCACTATCTTCTGTTATTATCCGGCTTCATTTCCGATCCCCAATATCAGGACCTGAACGATTTTATCGTAGTCCGCTTCCTCAGGCATGGCCTCAGCAAATATCACTTTTTTACCGCAATGCTGCATAATTGTGCCCATGATTGCCACTGAAGCAAATTCCGGATCAATATCAGCCCTGACTTCCCCTTGGTCTATGGCCTGCACGACTTGCTTTTTGATAATCTCTCCGACCCGGATATTCTGTTCAATAAAGATCGCTCCCATTTCCCTGGCCATAATCTTAGAACAGGACATCATCCTGGCAATCGGCATATGCTCCCTGACCAGCTCTGCCTGATATTTTGCCAGAGCTCTGATTTTTTCTTTGAAAGAGCCGTCTTTTTCCAGAATGTCCTGAATATTGCGTCCATGCTCTTCGCAGTTATAAACGGCCATTTCCTCAAAGAGCTGTTTCTTGCTGTCAAAATATTCATAGACGGTCCCTTTGCCGATCCCGGCTTCTTTGGCGACATCGTCCATTTTTGTTCCTTCAAAGCCTTTGATATAAAATACTTTGCTGGCTGCCTGGAGGATTTCAGCTTTTTTCCGTTCCTTGGTCACCGTTGTTCCCCCCTTTATTTAATCCGATGCCTGTAAAATCAAATTCTTCGTCTTTTAATTACAGTTTTTTCTTTTGAGGAAAGCTTTCTCTCCTCATTACAGGTTAAAGGGTTAAAGGGTATGCTGATCCGTGTTTACCGCGATCACCGGTTTAGTCTTTTTGTCTTTTCTGAATTTGCGTTTGAATTTGTTAGACAGATCATCCGTGAAAGAATACATGACCGGAATCAGCACCAGGGTAACCAGGGTTGAAAACAGAAGACCTGTGATAACGACAATGGCCATCGGCGCCTGAAACTCCGAGCCTTCCCCGATCCCGAGTGAAAGCGGCAGCATGGCCAGAACAGTCGTTAGTGTCGTCATGATGATTGGCCGCAAGCGGATCGGTCCTGCATTGATGATTGCCTCATGCACGTCCTCATTGTACGTCTTGCGTCGCGTATTGATATAGTCAACCAGAACGATGGCATTGGAAACAACGATACCGGCCAGCATGATCACCCCGATAATCGCCATAACGCTTAACGGTTTGCCGGTGATGAACAGTCCCAGAAACGCCCCGGCAAATCCAAGCGGGATGGAAAACATGATGACAAACGGATAAACCAGCGACTCAAATTGGGAAGCCATGACCATATAGACCAGAATCACGGCAAGTCCGAGCGCAAGGAACAGGTCACTGAACGCATCGACCATTTCCTGCTGCTGTCCGCCCATTTCATAGGTATAATTATTCGGCATCCGGTAATCTGCCAGCGCCGTCTGAATATCTTTGGAGACACTGCCGACGTCCCTGCCACTGATCTGACCGGAGACCGTCAGGGTCCTCGCCTGGTTGTCCCTGCTGATGCTGACAGGACCGCGGCTGACGGAAACATCCGCCACTTCGCCCAGCGTAACGGTATAGCCGAGGCTCGTGGTAATGGGAATTTGCTCAAGGGCTTGGAGATTCCGGTTAAACGTTTCGTCCCCTTTGATCTTTACATCGATTTCGGTCCCATTGTATTTGAACTGTGTCGCGGTTACCCCGCTGATCGATGCTTTTACCGCAGAGGCGATTGCTCCGGCACTCAGACCATACTGGCTGGCCGCCTTACGGTCCACGTTGATTTCAACTTCCGGTATTCCGTCTTCATAGCTGGATTTAACTTCGCGGGTTCCCGGGACTTTTTTAATCACGGTGACAAAATCGTCTCCGATCTTCTTCAGCTGATCCAGATTTTCACCTTTGATGGTGATGCTGATCGGATCACCGGCACTCATCACGGACTGGGTTGCTGCGACACTGGTTTTGGCCCCGGGTACGTCCTTAATCCGGTCCCGGATTTCATCGGAGATCTCCACGACGCCGCGTTTCCGATCCGTTAAAGGAAGCAGCTTCACAGTAAAGGTACCAACGTTGCCTTGTGCGCCTGTAAGGCTCATGGTTCCGGAT
This genomic stretch from Dehalobacter restrictus DSM 9455 harbors:
- a CDS encoding S41 family peptidase, whose product is MKFGKSLRFLMTVLLVFCLGLGLPLQAYGAENDALDEVRTILQEQYVDVVPDEVLNAPTVEKMLQRLGDKYTEYMTAAEYDNMISSLNMSFSGIGIELEMVQQGVKVTRVITGYGADKAGIKQGDIILEADGYSLAGKTSEYCAGKLRGPEGTKVRVKVKRNAQILSFTVVRMKIAMPLAEGRVLEGHIGYIAVNSFGEDVATQFGKQALALQEKGVDCWIIDLRNNSGGYTKAAMELLGYFIGDKSAYIMKARGNLGIVDTAVKQAFTLEGPIVLLINGYTASASEITSAALKDYGKATVIGETTYGSGRVKALIPLSNGDYLKMSVYRFFSPYYNPIDEIGIKPHLDLTGVNELNTAVLMLKNYKSEDKSQDKSGYIQLEAGPYVYPLSVKELRQTENWAIGKKILDSAYVTTTLKLGGPNGWEPFPEEVLQDRWQIYYPGYEKAGDLKNIPLDKVFNVSFNRDIDWNSVTADGIELINAATGERVKCTYTFVDQQRMIVKPATKLQADTGYWLVIHPTIKEAKGQAITGGVASATTAK
- a CDS encoding cell wall hydrolase, whose amino-acid sequence is MEDRRCRKGLAVMLTTAIILTATAQTVYAVPEKSRELLYSRVLEIQQTVLENVMSDARDIILTKANENRIFRILLDKFSGQPENQISFVIEQLPLENKVITANIESDTVIETPKLAESADSADLINSVDSAREPERVTSDISRSSQIVYDQEDVILLAKIIYAEARGESFEGQVAVGAVVLNRVESPKFPDTIREVIYQPGQFSAVLDRQIDLTPGDEAYQAALEALEGQDPSEGALFYYNPRTATDNWIKTLDVVKNIGNHNFCV
- the ytvI gene encoding sporulation integral membrane protein YtvI; its protein translation is MSNLLDYSKKVFIAVLIIVATLVIPYGLYKILPHFMPFVLAYFTALFLEPAAAWLGRVSRFKSKTLSVSVTYLFFLASIVIFLYLIISKLYVQLLDLLDFIQSNGPAIQVWFLNLTGRIQETIGLLPPEINDMIMKWINDLANINLVSAIGSSTLSISTAIPNMFFLSIIYLVSVFLFTFQLSNIHRFFYSFFKDSSKLKVVYVLSDLRNATLGFLKAQVILSTITYLIAFTGLAILHVKYVAVISLLIVIVDILPILGTGSVLMPWAVVALFQNQLFLAAGLVVLYIIIIVVRRVIEPKILGERIGLSALTTLISIWIGFKVMGVLGVFLFPLACIFYRALVKVGVIKLNFKI
- a CDS encoding YlbF family regulator, whose protein sequence is MEYIVKARELGEALLQTPEVQRLKEAEAEIQNDPEAAKAFAAYQDKERQILTAQMFSKVVSEKDTLALIDLKMRLIKLYPSIRSFFSIQQDLEKIMATVNLTITTTIYGMPSAEQLPFPKEIQNLAQQLLDTIGGDKNGPAMTIPEGFQIPEGLNVSELLSRLNPKSK
- a CDS encoding TetR/AcrR family transcriptional regulator, whose product is MTKERKKAEILQAASKVFYIKGFEGTKMDDVAKEAGIGKGTVYEYFDSKKQLFEEMAVYNCEEHGRNIQDILEKDGSFKEKIRALAKYQAELVREHMPIARMMSCSKIMAREMGAIFIEQNIRVGEIIKKQVVQAIDQGEVRADIDPEFASVAIMGTIMQHCGKKVIFAEAMPEEADYDKIVQVLILGIGNEAG